One Deltaproteobacteria bacterium genomic region harbors:
- the ccsA gene encoding cytochrome c biogenesis protein CcsA → MPHLLLKLCTVFYVTSAFAYLGVLLAPKLRLDRLGIWALGGGITLHLASIIDRWIELELTPVTNFQEGLSAFGLALSAVFLFMNWRLRRPVIGAFVTPLIAVMMITALLVPSGGGAIPESLRSIWLPIHISMAFLGDASLAIAASAGVLYLLLERKMKRKEFGGIFGRMPSLETLDSLSYNLVRFGFVLLTLAILTGTIWAGQQWKSYFSWEPRQTSAMVVWVIFAALITSRWMVGWQGRRTAVITIVGFGLMLGSFLILRFLQIGRHFGSYT, encoded by the coding sequence ATGCCGCACCTGCTGCTCAAGCTCTGCACGGTCTTCTACGTGACCTCGGCCTTCGCCTACCTCGGGGTGCTCCTGGCCCCCAAACTGCGGCTGGACCGGCTGGGGATCTGGGCGCTCGGGGGCGGCATCACCCTGCACCTGGCGAGCATCATCGACCGCTGGATCGAGCTCGAACTCACGCCGGTGACCAACTTCCAGGAGGGCCTCTCGGCCTTCGGCCTGGCCCTCTCGGCGGTCTTCCTCTTCATGAACTGGCGCCTGCGGCGGCCGGTGATCGGCGCCTTCGTCACGCCCCTGATCGCGGTGATGATGATCACCGCGCTCCTGGTGCCCTCCGGCGGCGGCGCGATCCCCGAGAGCCTGCGCAGCATCTGGCTGCCCATCCACATCTCGATGGCCTTCCTCGGCGACGCGTCCCTGGCCATTGCCGCCTCGGCCGGCGTCCTCTACCTCCTCCTGGAGCGGAAGATGAAGCGGAAGGAGTTCGGCGGGATCTTCGGGCGGATGCCCTCCCTCGAGACCCTCGACTCCCTCTCCTACAACCTGGTGCGCTTCGGCTTCGTCCTCCTGACCCTGGCCATCCTCACCGGCACCATCTGGGCCGGGCAGCAGTGGAAGAGCTACTTCTCCTGGGAGCCGCGGCAGACCAGCGCGATGGTGGTCTGGGTGATCTTCGCCGCGCTCATCACCTCCCGCTGGATGGTGGGCTGGCAGGGCCGGCGCACCGCCGTCATCACCATCGTCGGCTTCGGTCTGATGCTGGGCTCCTTCCTGATCCTGCGCTTCCTGCAGATCGGCCGGCACTTCGGCAGCTACACCTAG